In the genome of Gemmatimonadaceae bacterium, one region contains:
- a CDS encoding glycosyltransferase: MQQQEHQGHRERMRARPLLRGKRGVILCTWRTCSMRAVSLECSRAVGFPENLSLGPLAPVSSLRILHITAPSRAGGLESVVRLLATGQQSLGNRVTVVTVVEPDATEHPFVTALAADRIENAVVRVGAKSYVKEWRSLRELMRNTQPDVVHTHGYRSDVIGGLAAAVTGIPRVTTVHGFTGGDAKNRANEWLQIRAYHGFSAVVAVSKPIVQRLKRSGLRGSLIRTIPNAIDQQLPILARDAARARLGASNDEFVIGWVGRMSNEKGLDVLVESLKNIEQPFKAIFIGDGPDREPLAKEIARLGLESAVSWTGVVPDAAALFPAFDVLALSSRTEGIPIVLLEAMRANVPIVATKVGGIPEMLDDTEALLVPSEAALELAAAISAVRRDPASALARAAAARARLDRDFTVEPWVARYDAVYRSILPAARTR; encoded by the coding sequence ATGCAGCAGCAGGAGCACCAAGGTCACCGTGAGCGAATGCGGGCGCGGCCATTGCTCCGAGGCAAGCGTGGCGTGATTCTTTGTACCTGGCGTACATGCTCGATGCGTGCCGTGTCCCTGGAGTGCTCGCGAGCGGTTGGCTTCCCTGAAAACTTGAGCCTTGGACCACTGGCGCCGGTGAGTTCGCTCCGAATTCTGCATATCACAGCGCCTTCGCGTGCAGGCGGTCTGGAGAGTGTCGTCCGGTTGCTGGCAACCGGCCAACAGTCACTCGGGAATCGTGTTACGGTGGTTACTGTGGTTGAGCCGGACGCGACAGAGCATCCGTTTGTGACGGCGTTGGCCGCGGACCGGATCGAGAACGCCGTCGTGAGGGTGGGCGCCAAGAGTTACGTCAAGGAGTGGCGCTCGCTTCGCGAACTGATGCGCAATACGCAACCGGATGTGGTGCACACTCATGGTTATCGAAGCGATGTCATCGGTGGGCTCGCGGCCGCCGTCACAGGCATACCGAGAGTAACCACTGTACACGGTTTCACAGGTGGCGATGCGAAGAATCGCGCCAACGAATGGCTCCAGATCCGCGCCTACCACGGCTTCAGTGCCGTCGTTGCCGTGTCGAAGCCAATCGTTCAAAGGCTCAAAAGATCAGGGCTTCGAGGTAGCCTCATCCGCACGATCCCCAATGCCATCGACCAGCAGCTCCCCATCCTGGCTCGCGACGCTGCGCGCGCCAGGCTCGGCGCCTCGAACGATGAGTTCGTCATCGGCTGGGTCGGCAGAATGAGCAACGAGAAGGGCTTGGACGTTCTGGTCGAATCGCTCAAGAACATAGAGCAACCGTTTAAAGCAATCTTCATTGGTGACGGACCGGACCGCGAACCACTAGCCAAGGAGATCGCCAGATTGGGGCTCGAGTCCGCCGTCAGTTGGACCGGCGTCGTGCCCGACGCAGCGGCGCTTTTCCCTGCCTTCGACGTCCTCGCCTTAAGCTCACGCACGGAGGGTATCCCGATCGTGCTGCTCGAAGCCATGCGCGCCAACGTCCCTATCGTGGCCACCAAGGTCGGAGGCATACCCGAAATGCTGGATGACACCGAAGCGCTTTTGGTGCCCAGCGAGGCCGCGCTGGAGCTTGCCGCCGCTATCTCTGCTGTTCGACGCGACCCGGCATCGGCGCTCGCACGAGCAGCTGCAGCACGCGCTCGGCTCGACCGCGACTTTACGGTAGAACCGTGGGTCGCGCGCTACGACGCCGTGTACCGCTCGATTCTGCCCGCGGCCCGCACCAGATGA
- a CDS encoding glycosyltransferase, which translates to MWSRERTIDGLPKNFVVHDSSALTPVVYRPQWLSNALFRARLARARASLQRRGCTHIVLYVWHMYYAGAVSAVRSDLSVYHIYDEYSHSEHEVPIDADEERLIRRVDQVFTVSPMMQARKGVLNPHSMLMSNGVDYEAFATPVPEPADVRSIPHPRIGYTGYIKKQIDWDLLLQLSQRRPDWSFVLVGRRHAHPEIDAVLGRLDALPNVHFLGEKPTSELCHYPQHFDVCLMPYRVNDYTKYIYPLKLNEYLATGRPVVSVPLPALQSAEHLVTIARGADEWEQAIECQLGTSAMDPARQRARQAEARRRDWSAIADRIATVLRERIAEVEARAR; encoded by the coding sequence GTGTGGTCGCGTGAACGGACCATCGATGGGTTGCCAAAGAATTTCGTGGTGCACGACAGCTCGGCACTGACGCCGGTCGTGTACCGGCCACAATGGCTGAGCAATGCGTTGTTCCGGGCGCGCCTTGCGCGCGCCAGAGCGAGCCTCCAACGGCGCGGCTGCACCCACATTGTGTTGTACGTCTGGCACATGTATTACGCGGGCGCAGTTTCCGCCGTGCGCAGCGATCTGAGCGTCTACCACATTTACGACGAGTATTCGCACTCCGAACACGAGGTGCCGATCGACGCCGATGAAGAACGCTTGATCAGACGTGTGGATCAGGTATTCACGGTGTCGCCCATGATGCAGGCGCGAAAAGGGGTGCTGAACCCGCACAGCATGCTGATGTCCAACGGCGTCGATTACGAGGCGTTTGCCACGCCGGTGCCCGAGCCCGCAGACGTGCGTTCGATCCCGCATCCGCGGATCGGCTACACGGGCTACATCAAGAAGCAGATCGATTGGGACCTGCTCCTCCAGTTGTCACAGCGGCGTCCGGACTGGTCGTTCGTGCTCGTGGGCCGCCGGCACGCACATCCCGAGATCGACGCGGTGCTGGGGCGCCTCGATGCGTTGCCTAACGTACACTTTCTGGGCGAGAAGCCGACGTCGGAGTTGTGCCACTATCCGCAGCACTTCGATGTGTGTCTCATGCCGTATCGCGTGAACGACTACACGAAGTACATCTATCCGCTCAAGCTCAACGAATACCTGGCGACGGGCCGTCCCGTGGTGAGCGTTCCCCTCCCGGCGCTGCAGAGCGCGGAGCATCTCGTGACGATTGCGCGCGGCGCGGATGAATGGGAGCAGGCGATCGAGTGCCAACTCGGGACTTCGGCAATGGACCCGGCCCGGCAGCGCGCGCGCCAGGCGGAGGCGCGGCGCCGCGACTGGTCGGCCATTGCCGATCGGATCGCGACCGTCCTTCGCGAGCGCATTGCGGAAGTCGAGGCGCGCGCTCGATGA